In Methanothermobacter tenebrarum, the sequence ACTGCGAAGTCGCCTTCTATTAACCTTTCCCATGGTATGGATTTTATTGTCTTATCAAGATTCTCGGGTGTGGTTTTTGATATGATCTGGGATATTTCATGTGTATAGGCTAGCCTAGAAAGGGTGGGGATTTTATCTGCTTGGACTTCGAGGGTCATCAACTTGTCTCTGTGATATTTTATCCTGTATTTTGCATTTTCTGCTTCTAGTAGGTTCTTGACTTCACTTGGGGGTAATGTTTTGTGTTCTCCTGAAAGTATCACTGCTATTTCCATATTCTTGTCACCTTTTTCCAGATGAAGGATGGTATCAATGATGCGAAAAGGCCCCTCTTTAAGAATTCCTGTATTAGTGGGGTTTGATCATCCATGTCACCATACGCCATTATGATATCCTTAAGGTTTTTTTCCCTCATTTTTAGGATTATATTATCTAGTTCCTCGTTGTCTAAGAGTTTAAAGGTTCTCTGTACTCTGAGTTGATTTTTGATTTCCCTGTCGTGAATTTCATGGTATCTTTCATGGTATTTCCTGAGTATATTATGATCCCCCTCACTTATAGCCTCTTCTATGGTCTCGGCCGCTATCCTAGCTGCTCTGAAGCCTAATATTAGACCCCCTCCAGTGGTTGGTTTTACTTGGGCTGCTGAGTCGCCTATGAAGATGCACCTGCCCTTGTATAATCTTCTATCAGGGTCTGCTGCTGGTATGTTACCATGGTATCTTTCAAGTGTCCTGAACTGGGATGAAAAACTTTTTATGAACTTGACTAGGAAATCCCAAGATTTTTCAGATTCTGAGAAGAAGCCTATCCTAGCCCTTGTCTCTGATAGGGGTATCCTCCAGAGGAAGCCGGGGCTAATATCCGAGTTGATTTTCAAATCAAGGAATTCAGGATCCATTTTAGTATCCTGGAATTCTATAAGGTATTGTTTTGCCCGGAACCCTCTCTGGCCGGGTTTGAAGCCCATCGCATCAACGATTATGGGAGCTGATAGGGTGCCTGCCCCGTTTATTGTCACCTTGCCCTGATTATGGTCAACCTTTGTCACTTTACTGCCTGTTAAAAGTTCAACTCCATGGGAGACGGCCTCACCTGCCAGGTACTGGTCATAGGATACCCTGTCAATTACATAGGCCTCCACCTTATCCTTAGAGACTTTTAGGGTGTAATCTGATGGTGAGTGTATGATCGCGCCTTTTATCCTGTTTATTATAAACTCATCTGGGAGTATGTTAACCTTTTTTATCTTCCATGACACTAAACCGGCACATTGAAGTGGTAAGCCCACTATCCTCTTCTTTTCAACCAAACCAACTTTAAAGCCCTTTTCTGCTAAGAATCTTGCGAGGGTGGATCCGATTGGACCAGCTCCCAGGACAAGAACATCATAATCCCACATCTGTATCCTCCACTGTTTCTATAATGAGGAGATTATCTTAATCTTTTGAATTTCTTTGAATGCCTTTTAAACACCGAAGCCCCACCTGGGGGCCTATACCCCCTCGAAGCCCTAGTCATGGTCTCATAGTCTCCTGAAATTAACTGATTTATCAGCTGATCTATCCTCTCCGGGTTGGGCGCATTTTTCAAGACTATGGGAGTGTGTTCATGGCCTCCGAATATTTGAATATCCCCAGCCGATACCAGACGTTCTAATAGGCTCTGGGAAAATACCACATCAACTATCTTATCATAGTATATGTATGAAGTTTCCCTCCGAAGCAAACCCTTTTCTATGACAACTCGCTGGTCAGTTAAAATATACTTCGTAAATCTCCAGGATATGAGATCTATTATCGACTTTACAATCAATATTAATATGAGGATTAGGAATATCCATGTTACTATCTGTACAAGTGGCAACCTAACAGCAGATGCTATAGAATATTCAAATCTTGCAGCAGCCTCCATAGCGAATGGTAAAAGATAAAATAATATCACAACCACCATAAGGTTTAAGATTATGGAGCCTGAATAAAGGAATAGGCGAGGATGAGTACTATAGATGATCTTTTCACCAGATTTCATGGTCAATCACCCAAATTATAAATAATTAGAGGATATTTATAGTATTCTAATGAAGGAAAATATAAGGATTAAGGAGACGAGGATAAAACTCACAACTGACATAAAAGACCACGGCCTCCCAGGTTTCATACTAAAGGAAAGACTACTACTGGAAGATTATATAAGACGCAAACCCCATTTTCTCACATCCCTCGAACCATTACCAGCCCAAGACGGGCCCACCATAGTTAGGATGATGTTGAAAGCGGGTCTAATCGGGGGTGTGGGGCCAATGGCAGCGGTCGCAGGGACCATCTCCGAATTATCCCTCCACTATCTTATGGATAAAGGTTCAAGGTATACTATAATTGATAATGGTGGGGATATAGCCCTTATAAATGATAGGAAGGTTAACATTGGATTATATGCTGGTGATTCACCCCTCTCTGGGGAGATAGGATTCCAGTTAAAGGCTAGTCGAAAACCTCGGGGAGTGTGCACCTCCTCTGGTACCGTTGGACATTCCATAAGTTTCGGCCGGGCCGATGCTGTGACAGTGTTCGCTTCACAGGCCAGTATAGCTGATGCGCTTGCAACATCAATCGCCAACGCAGCTAATGGTGCCAGTGACCATGAAGCGGTGGAGAACGCCCTGGAGAAAGCTGAAGGTTTCAAGGATTATTTCCATGGGATTCTAGTGGTTGTCGGGGAAAACGCTGGTATAATAGGGAGAATACCAAAGCTGGTGAAAACAGATAAGAAGGTGACAATAGGAGAGTTATGGGATGTTTAGCCTCAGATCGCCCATCATTCATCACCTATCAGAGCTCATAGGGTTCATCACAGGCTAACAGATCCACTTTTAGCCGAACATTACCCCTGCTTCTCTTCTGAAGTCTTCCTCCTTTTCAATTCCAGTTATCTTGTCCACCGCATTTAAGAAGTCATTCATTGTAACTTCTTCTCTCTCTTCTCTGATGGCGAACATACCAGCCTCTGTGCATATTGCCTTTAGGTCGGCGCCTGATGCCCCATCCGTCATCCTCGCGATGAGGTTTATGTCAACATCATCTGCAAGTGACATGTTTGCAGTGTGAATCTTAAGGATTTCCCTGCGCCCCTCCTCGTTTGGTAATGGCACCTCTATGAACCTGTCGAATCTACCCGGCCTTAGGAGGGCAGGGTCTAGGATGTCGGGTCTGTTCGTTGCAGCAACTATACCTACGTCACCCCTTGATTCGAAACCGTCAAGTTCTGCCAGCAGTTGCATGAGGGTTCTTTGAACTTCCCTGTCCCCACTCGTTGAACTTTTAAGTCTTTTCGCCGCCACAGCATCAATCTCGTCGATGAATATTATACTTGGAGATTTTTCCTTGGCTAATTCGAAGACTCCCCTGACTATCCTCGCACCTTCACCGATGTATTTCCTGACAAATTCTGATGCAACTATCTTTATGAATGTTGCATGTGTTTCATGGGCAACCGCCTTTGCAAGGAGAGTCTTGCCAGTGCCTGGGGGGCCATAGAGTAGAACACCCTTTGGGGGTTCTATACCTATTTTTTCGAAAAGTTCCGGTTTACTTAACGGTAATTCTACTGTCTCCCTGACTTCTCTTATCTGTTCTGATAGGCCCCCTATCTGGTCATATGTGACTTCTGGCCTTTCCTCGACTTCCATGCCTGTGACTATTGGATCTTTCTCGGATGGTAGCACGTCAACTATGCTGAATGTTTGTTGGTTTAGGGCCACCCTCGCCCCCGGTTCTAAGAGTTTCTTGTCTATGAACCTTGAATAGCTTATAACGAAATGAGGACCCGTACTGCTTTTCACGGCCACTCTATGATCGTCCAGGACCTCTGTGACCGTGGCTATAACTAGTGGAGGTGTCCTGAACCTTTCTATCTCTCCCCTGAGAGATTTAACCTCCCTGTCTAGTCTTAGTTTTTCATTTTCGATTAAGAGCTTATCCTTTTCGAGTTTTTTGATCTTCCATGTGAGTTTTCTTTTTATCTTGGCATTTTCCTCTTTAAGGCTTCTTATCTCCTTTTTTAGTTCTTCAATTTTTTTAAAAAGGTAGAGTGGATTATTTTCCATGATTCTAGAACACTCCTATCCAAATTTTTAACCCAAGGACTCCCCCATCTTATGTGTGGGGGTTTTCCCTAGTTGAGAATGATAACATATCCACCCAATGTGGGCGTATCTCTCTATGGGCCTTCAGGACCGTCCCAAGCCCCACACTCCCATCTTTGGTGGAAAATTATTCTGCAAGTAGCTATTACAGCCTCCTTGGACAATTTTCCTTTATATACTGATTATAATTATTTCTATAAAAAGTATATAAACTTTTTCTCCCACCCCCATATGGGGAGAGTATAAATAATAAATCATATCACTAATCTAATATTATAATCGAGGAGATCTTCTATGAGATGCGAGATTTGCGGTAAGAAGATCATGGGCAAACCCATCAGGGTGAAAATCGAAGGTTCAGTAATGGATGTCTGCGCTGACTGTTCAAAGTTCGGTAAGGTGCAAAGGCAACCAGAAAAGCCTAAGAGGGCCCCTAGAAGGAGAACCGCCAGGCCCATGGAACCAGTATATGAGGTTCTGGAGGACTATAATAGGATCATAAGGGAAGCCAGGGAGAAGAGGGGCTGGTCAAGGGAGAATCTTGCCAAGAAGATGAATGAGAAGGTGTCTGTGATTCATCGGATAGAAGCAGGTAGGATGGAACCCGATATAAAACTTGCGAAAAAGTTTGAGAAAACCCTTAATATTAGGATACTGGAAAAATTCGAGGAGGAAGAGACTCCAGGAGCGAGGGCAGGATCCTTCAGGGGCGCTACCATCGGCGACATAGCCCGGATAAAGAAACGTTAAAATCCTCTTTTGTGGGAGTAATATCCCCTAAAAATTGGGGCTTCTCTGATAAGCTCCCCTAGAAGCTTATTCTCCGGATATTCACCGCTTACAACTATTACATGGGCTGGTGGGTGTATATCCTTTATCCTCATTATGGAGGTGGTATCATCCTCCTCAACATTAACTGCAACGGCCATGGAAGACTTCCTTTTCACCTCCCCTCCGAGGATTGATGATACTATTTTATCCGCAATTCTATTATCTACCAGGCGCGGTTTCCCTCTTATTTTCAAGTTTGCGTGCCTTTCAAGATCCGCTAATGCATTAAGCAATTTTTTCTTATTATCGGCCCTTATAAGTATTAAAGCCATCCCATATCAACTCTTATCTTCTAAATGAGCTTATAAGGGTGCTCCTGAATAATAGGAGTATCAGGAGGACGCATCCAAGTGCTGTTTGTATGTCCCCTAATATTTCAAAGAAGCCCGAACCTAGAGGGAGATCCATTGGAGGTGCTGTCCTATCATCTGGCAGGGGAGTGTAATAGACTCCCACAGCCCTTGAACCAGGCTTCACGTTTATATCCTTTGGTTCCACATAATTAACGCCTATGATAAGGCCATTATCTATAGCATCATTTATGGCCTTGGCTATCGCCTCCTCACTATAACCTTCCTCTTTAACTGTAGCCTTAACTATCTCCCGTGTCGTTTGTATAACCCCAGCTTCATCACTACCATATACTGAAACGGAAATGGCACTCTCTGAGACTGTTATAGCATCCCGCAGCGCATCATAGGCATAGATCGTCTTAAGGGGTGTTCCATCCAGTGGACAAACTTGATAATTCTCTGCAGTAGGATAACCTGCGCTCCAACCACAATGTGGACAGACCTTTGCATAGGGCTGATCCATTGGATAACCTGTCTCATTCAAATTGGCTGGTGTGAACATGTCACCCGTGGTCACGCCAGATGCCACATTAACAGCACCACCACCATACTTTTCACCAGCATTCTTTGCAACATCCTTGAAGACCTCAGAGACTATCACTGTAGCAGGATACCCATCACGTATCATCTTACCAATTTTTATCGCCACCTCTTTCCTGACAGAAGAGGCCGTACCATACATTGGATTCCCATGTGTGTTCCTAAGATGGATTATAGCACCCTTTTTCCCTGGTGGCAGGACAGCTAACCCACCAGAATAGGGTGTTACCTTGATGGTGCCATCATCTTCTACAATGACAACATAAGCGTCGAAGGATCCTCCGACAGCCGCCCCTCTACCAGGACCCCCGCACATTATCCTTATACCAGGGTACCCGCTTGCAGCCGAAGCAGCCTCTTGGGCGGTTCCACCATTCTTAAGGATGTTTATAGCGTCTACGATTGCCATGAGACGGGGAACAGCCTCTCCTTCACCACCAGAGAGGATTGTGAAATGATGTTCCTTGGATAATATGAAGGTCGATTGGAACATGTTCTGTGCAAAGGACATACTACCCCCAGCGAATCCATTGGGGTCCTGTCCACTGGGGTCTGTGACTACTATAACATTTAAAGTCGCGGCCGCACTCCCCATTAGGATATTAAAAAGTAGGAATATTCCGAGAAGTTTGATAATTTTCCCCTTCATCTTACTTCCACCACTGAAAAGTCTTCGATAACATTCACGGTTACTATACCAGTTTTTTTATCCACTTTAACATCCGCGGCTACGATAGGGGTGAGGCTAGTCCCTGGGATTGTTGATAGTTTAGCGAATTTTTCAGCATTTGATATGGCCTCGTCTAATGGTATGCTCCTCTTGGATGTTACTAGGATATCACCTTTAATATAGCTTCCTTGTCTGAAACCGGCGGCTGCAACATTCGCCCTTATGGATTCTATGGGTACTATGTCATTTCCTTTGACTATGATCCCTGAGATAGGTACGCCTTCTGGTTCGGCTGTTGAGGATGCATATGAAATGTATGTCATGAACCTGCCTGAGACGATAAGGATATATGCTACTAGTAATATGAGTAGGGTGTCCCTCCTGACTTGTATTAGCATTGATCTGTCACCCCCGCTTTTAGGATTTTTTCGAGTAGTGTTGCTGCAGGGTCCATGCCCTGGGCGCCTATAAGTAGTATTATATCATCCTTTGAAGCTCTGTTCAGTGCTTCCATAAGCGCGTCCTCAAGTTTCCTATAATGGGTGTATCTTATCCCGTGTTCCTTGAGGATCTCAAGGAATGCTCGTCTTTCATGATCCTTTACTATGTTGAGATCGTCCACCACATCATAACTATCAGTAACTATAAGCTTATAGTCTATATCTTTTATTGTTTTTGCAAGGGCCTTTGCATTTGCGGTGTTGATCTCTTTTCCACGGGAGCCTCTTATGGCACATACTATCCATAATCTCCCATTCATGGTGGCTGCACTTTCTATCGTTGCCTTTATCCCATCAGGGTTATGGGCGAAATCATCAATGATAAGAGGATCCTCATGGATAATCGAAAACCTCCTCTCCAGGGGCTTATATGATGATACCCCGGCTCTTATATCCTCTATTGGTAATTTGAGGCATATGCATGCTGCTATGGCTGCGAGGGTATTCTGTATGAAATGTCTGCTCTGGAATGGCAAATCATCCCTTGAGAGTAATAGTCCATCATCAATATAAATACCATCTTCTCTATATGATACTGAGGTCCCCTCACCATAAAAGAAAGTTTCAACTTTCTTATTCAAGTTGGCCATCGACCTCACACGCTCATCTTCATAATTTAGAACTGCAATCCCCCTATTCATAGCCCTCACAGCCCCGGAGACTTCCCAGCAGGCTTCCTCTATAGAATTCACCAATCCTATATGATCAAGGGCCACATTTGTAATCACAACAACCTCAGGGTCTATTGCACGTGTCATAAGATATGCATGATCCTCCATTACCCTACCAAGCCACCCTTGGACTTCTGAAACTTCTATTACCAGATATTCAAGTTCTCTTCTCCTGGCTTCTCCTGCTATCTGGGCTGGGACAACAGGGTCTATAAGAGTGTTAAATTCCGATTTTGAATCAGTATTAGTGTAGGTTTCCCTTCCTGAACTCTTTAGTATGTGGTATATCATATGTGTAGTTGTTGATTTACCATTAGTTCCCGTGACCACAATCCTCCGCGTGCCAGGGGCGAATTTTTTAATAGCCCATCTAAGGGCGAATGCATTGGCAAATTCTATCCTATCAACTAAGATTATGGGAATTCCCAAATCTTCGGCGAATTTAAGAGCATCTCCACGAGGATCCGCAGTTATAATAGCACAAACACCCTTCTCTGAGCCCATTCTCACACCATTCTCATCGATCCAATGTCTTATGACAATGTCACCTTCCCTGGCATGGCCTAATGTGGTGAAGATACCATCAAATCTCCTATCCGGGCCTCTAAGTTCTCCTTGGATTTTATCTGCTATAACCTTAAGGGAAAGCACCATATTAACCGCCCTAACCCGTTGGGAACAATGCCCTGAAATATAAGCCGATGGCACATATAATCAATGTTACAAGCCAATACAATAATACTATGCTCTTCTCAGACAAGCCCTTATAGTGGAGTGTGTGATGCAATGGTTCCACCGGGAGCCTTATTATATGGGCCCTATGAAGCAAACTTATTATAACAGAGACAATAGGAACCGTTAAAGCCAAAACACCAAAGTATACTGTGTCTGTTAGGATCACTGCAGCCGCATACCCGCCTCCGAGGGCGAATGATCCTGTATCACCCATAAATATGGATGCTGGGTGTCTGTTGAATACTAAAAAGCCTAAACTTGAACCTGCAAGTACAATGAATGGCACAGCCTCCATCGGCTTGGAACTTAAATATAAGAATAGTGCGCAGGATGCGGATGCTATAGCCATTATACCAGCAGCCATACCATCCATCCCATCTATAAGATTAACAGCGTTTATAGCCCCTATCACACCGAACACTATGACAGGTATCATGAACATCCCAAACTGGAGTCCCCCAAGGCTGGTCACAGCACCTGAAAGCACAAGCAAGGCCCCTGGCAGACACTGTACGATTATCTTGTCCCGTTCCCTGATCTCATATTTGATGGGAGCCTCCCCTACCACTGATATGAGACCCTTTCCCTTGAGTCTCCTAAAGTCGGCCCTTGCCTTTGGTGTTGCAACCCTGGCTTCTTCACCAGGTTTTAGTATGAGTCGGCCTATCTCAACCGGTCTATTGGAGATATTCTTTATGATCTTTTGAACCTCCTTTGTCCTTAGGCCGAGTAGGTCATCGAGTAAACCTATAAGGGCCGATGCCACTACTATGAGTGTTGTTATGACGAGGTTTAGGTTGTCTTTCAGTGGGATTGTTATGGATATTATGGCCAGTAGCATCCCTAAACCGCCCATGGTGGGGGTTCCTGTTTTATGTTTATGTTCTGTGACTATTGGCTTGTCAGTGATCTGGGCTTCCTTTAATGTTTTCCTTACAAAGAATGTGAATATTACTGAGAGTATTATTGTGGTGATGAGGATTTCCATGAGTCTTGGGATCATCTTATCAACCTTATATTCAATTTTTTAAGGATTTCTCTGGTCTTATTTTCATTGGTGGATCTTATGGTTATCCTCCTATGACCTTCCGGTCCGTGGAGTATCCAACTATTTTCACCCTTGAAGGTTCTTGGCGGATTATCATATTCGAATTCTCCTATGGGTATTTCTAGTGCGTGGAATTTTCTGCGGGTGAGTTTTTCCGGTTTCCATTCGCCCATGGCCATGTTAACGAGTTGTTCTAGGGGGTGGATTCCTGTTGAGGCGGCTGATAGGTATCTTGTACCGCTGGGTCTTGTGTTGACTTCAATGGTGTATATTTCTCGGCTTTTTGGGTGGAATATCATGTCGATGTCTGTGTTTCCCTCTGCTTGGAGTTTTTCTGTTATCCTCTGGGCCAATCTCAACACTTTCCTATTGTCCAGTCCTGGGATGCTTGCTGGTGCTTTTTTCACCTTTTGGAGTGGGTGTATCCCCTGGATTGTTGTTTTTCCTTTATCTACCACTACTATTGGATATGTTTTATCATCCCATCTTAGGACTTCTACTGAGATTTCGTGGCCACTGATATACTCTTCCATTATGGCCCTTTTATAGGTTTTGAGGTAGGATTTTATACTCTCTTCATCCTTTGCTATTATTAGGTTTTGGCCGGCTTGTCCCTTTTCTTGTTTGAGGACTGTGGGGTAACTTGTTTCTGGGATCTTATCCTCTATTATATGATACCTTGGAGTTTTTATATTGTTTTCTTTGAAGAATTCTTTTGTTTTCCTCTTGTTGGTGGATACTGTGACGG encodes:
- a CDS encoding geranylgeranyl reductase family protein — its product is MWDYDVLVLGAGPIGSTLARFLAEKGFKVGLVEKKRIVGLPLQCAGLVSWKIKKVNILPDEFIINRIKGAIIHSPSDYTLKVSKDKVEAYVIDRVSYDQYLAGEAVSHGVELLTGSKVTKVDHNQGKVTINGAGTLSAPIIVDAMGFKPGQRGFRAKQYLIEFQDTKMDPEFLDLKINSDISPGFLWRIPLSETRARIGFFSESEKSWDFLVKFIKSFSSQFRTLERYHGNIPAADPDRRLYKGRCIFIGDSAAQVKPTTGGGLILGFRAARIAAETIEEAISEGDHNILRKYHERYHEIHDREIKNQLRVQRTFKLLDNEELDNIILKMREKNLKDIIMAYGDMDDQTPLIQEFLKRGLFASLIPSFIWKKVTRIWK
- a CDS encoding PH domain-containing protein produces the protein MKSGEKIIYSTHPRLFLYSGSIILNLMVVVILFYLLPFAMEAAARFEYSIASAVRLPLVQIVTWIFLILILILIVKSIIDLISWRFTKYILTDQRVVIEKGLLRRETSYIYYDKIVDVVFSQSLLERLVSAGDIQIFGGHEHTPIVLKNAPNPERIDQLINQLISGDYETMTRASRGYRPPGGASVFKRHSKKFKRLR
- a CDS encoding UPF0280 family protein, which produces MKENIRIKETRIKLTTDIKDHGLPGFILKERLLLEDYIRRKPHFLTSLEPLPAQDGPTIVRMMLKAGLIGGVGPMAAVAGTISELSLHYLMDKGSRYTIIDNGGDIALINDRKVNIGLYAGDSPLSGEIGFQLKASRKPRGVCTSSGTVGHSISFGRADAVTVFASQASIADALATSIANAANGASDHEAVENALEKAEGFKDYFHGILVVVGENAGIIGRIPKLVKTDKKVTIGELWDV
- a CDS encoding proteasome-activating nucleotidase — its product is MENNPLYLFKKIEELKKEIRSLKEENAKIKRKLTWKIKKLEKDKLLIENEKLRLDREVKSLRGEIERFRTPPLVIATVTEVLDDHRVAVKSSTGPHFVISYSRFIDKKLLEPGARVALNQQTFSIVDVLPSEKDPIVTGMEVEERPEVTYDQIGGLSEQIREVRETVELPLSKPELFEKIGIEPPKGVLLYGPPGTGKTLLAKAVAHETHATFIKIVASEFVRKYIGEGARIVRGVFELAKEKSPSIIFIDEIDAVAAKRLKSSTSGDREVQRTLMQLLAELDGFESRGDVGIVAATNRPDILDPALLRPGRFDRFIEVPLPNEEGRREILKIHTANMSLADDVDINLIARMTDGASGADLKAICTEAGMFAIREEREEVTMNDFLNAVDKITGIEKEEDFRREAGVMFG
- a CDS encoding multiprotein bridging factor aMBF1; amino-acid sequence: MRCEICGKKIMGKPIRVKIEGSVMDVCADCSKFGKVQRQPEKPKRAPRRRTARPMEPVYEVLEDYNRIIREAREKRGWSRENLAKKMNEKVSVIHRIEAGRMEPDIKLAKKFEKTLNIRILEKFEEEETPGARAGSFRGATIGDIARIKKR
- a CDS encoding DUF356 domain-containing protein → MALILIRADNKKKLLNALADLERHANLKIRGKPRLVDNRIADKIVSSILGGEVKRKSSMAVAVNVEEDDTTSIMRIKDIHPPAHVIVVSGEYPENKLLGELIREAPIFRGYYSHKRGF
- a CDS encoding Mur ligase family protein encodes the protein MVLSLKVIADKIQGELRGPDRRFDGIFTTLGHAREGDIVIRHWIDENGVRMGSEKGVCAIITADPRGDALKFAEDLGIPIILVDRIEFANAFALRWAIKKFAPGTRRIVVTGTNGKSTTTHMIYHILKSSGRETYTNTDSKSEFNTLIDPVVPAQIAGEARRRELEYLVIEVSEVQGWLGRVMEDHAYLMTRAIDPEVVVITNVALDHIGLVNSIEEACWEVSGAVRAMNRGIAVLNYEDERVRSMANLNKKVETFFYGEGTSVSYREDGIYIDDGLLLSRDDLPFQSRHFIQNTLAAIAACICLKLPIEDIRAGVSSYKPLERRFSIIHEDPLIIDDFAHNPDGIKATIESAATMNGRLWIVCAIRGSRGKEINTANAKALAKTIKDIDYKLIVTDSYDVVDDLNIVKDHERRAFLEILKEHGIRYTHYRKLEDALMEALNRASKDDIILLIGAQGMDPAATLLEKILKAGVTDQC
- a CDS encoding glycosyltransferase family 4 protein → MIPRLMEILITTIILSVIFTFFVRKTLKEAQITDKPIVTEHKHKTGTPTMGGLGMLLAIISITIPLKDNLNLVITTLIVVASALIGLLDDLLGLRTKEVQKIIKNISNRPVEIGRLILKPGEEARVATPKARADFRRLKGKGLISVVGEAPIKYEIRERDKIIVQCLPGALLVLSGAVTSLGGLQFGMFMIPVIVFGVIGAINAVNLIDGMDGMAAGIMAIASASCALFLYLSSKPMEAVPFIVLAGSSLGFLVFNRHPASIFMGDTGSFALGGGYAAAVILTDTVYFGVLALTVPIVSVIISLLHRAHIIRLPVEPLHHTLHYKGLSEKSIVLLYWLVTLIICAIGLYFRALFPTG
- a CDS encoding ATP-grasp domain-containing protein: MKILFIGARLFNDVADYAKRMGITTILTESNPKAPNLDLADKYYIVPRGMDKPAEIALQEDVDAIVPLIGVDPPLIEVAKMKEKLEKEYKIPVVASNIKTVTVSTNKRKTKEFFKENNIKTPRYHIIEDKIPETSYPTVLKQEKGQAGQNLIIAKDEESIKSYLKTYKRAIMEEYISGHEISVEVLRWDDKTYPIVVVDKGKTTIQGIHPLQKVKKAPASIPGLDNRKVLRLAQRITEKLQAEGNTDIDMIFHPKSREIYTIEVNTRPSGTRYLSAASTGIHPLEQLVNMAMGEWKPEKLTRRKFHALEIPIGEFEYDNPPRTFKGENSWILHGPEGHRRITIRSTNENKTREILKKLNIRLIR